From Triticum urartu cultivar G1812 chromosome 2, Tu2.1, whole genome shotgun sequence, a single genomic window includes:
- the LOC125534011 gene encoding transcription factor MYB41-like, whose translation MGRSPCCCHDAGVKKGPWTEEEDKALVEHIQKRGGNVGSWRGLPKAAGLNRCGKSCRLRWTNYLRPDIKRGNFSDEEERLIITLHAGLGNKWSTIATHLEGRTDNEIKNYWNTHIRKKLLRMGVDPVTHQQLPPDQTNHDVNGAAAALLWAAAAASLGGLDTGALMQAQLLQQLLQAIGSNNSTTGLIANLAAANTVLNSSSSFVPNQMNYLQTDYLCNNSNLSEQHVVQQQLTNDTSPGTSSFAAAEPADQLCNTAASYDVAPAGDWSLTQEFGGLLEPMMELPGLCSLEGDSFWKDILEDSYRL comes from the exons ATGGGGAGGTCGCCGTGCTGCTGCCACGACGCCGGCGTGAAGAAAGGGCCGTGGACGGAGGAGGAGGACAAAGCGCTGGTGGAGCATATCCAGAAGCGCGGCGGGAACGTCGGAAGCTGGCGCGGCCTGCCCAAGGCCGCCGGGCTCAACCGCTGCGGCAAGAGCTGCCGCCTCCGGTGGACTAACTACCTCCGCCCTGACATAAAGCGCGGCAACTTCTCCGACGAGGAGGAACGCCTCATCATCACCCTCCACGCCGGCCTCGGCAACAA GTGGTCGACAATCGCGACGCACCTGGAGGGCCGGACGGACAACGAGATCAAGAACTACTGGAACACGCACATCCGCAAGAAGCTGTTGCGCATGGGCGTCGACCCCGTCACGCACCAGCAACTGCCACCCGACCAGACCAACCACGACGTCaacggcgccgccgccgcgctcctctgggcggcggcggccgcgAGCCTCGGCGGCCTGGACACCGGCGCCCTCATGCAGGCGCAGCTTCTGCAGCAGCTGCTCCAGGCCATCGGCTCTAACAACAGCACCACCGGCCTCATAGCCAACCTGGCAGCAGCAAACACAGTGCTGAACTCAAGCAGCAGCTTCGTTCCGAACCAGATGAACTACCTGCAGACGGATTATCTCTGCAACAACTCCAATTTGTCAGAGCAGCACGTGGTGCAGCAGCAGCTGACCAATGATACGTCTCCGGGGACAAGCTCCTTTGCAGCAGCTGAACCGGCTGATCAGCTCTGCAACACTGCCGCTTCATATGATGTTGCACCCGCGGGTGACTGGTCGCTGACGCAGGAGTTCGGCGGCTTGCtggagcccatgatggagctgccCGGGCTGTGCTCTCTCGAGGGTGACTCTTTCTGGAAGGACATATTGGAAGACAGCTACCGTTTATAG